The DNA sequence GAGGCCGCGGGCGGCCTGACGAGCGCCCAGCAGGTGGTGGGCATCGTCCACGCCGAGCTGGTGCGCCTGCTCGGCGAGCGGCACCGCGACCTCGCGCTGCGCACGAGCCCGGTGGCGACGATCATGCTCGTCGGCCTGCAGGGCGCGGGCAAGACGAGCTTCGCCGCCAAGCTGGGCGGCCAGTTGCGCCGGCAGGGCCGGCGCCCGCTGCTGGCGGGCGTGGACATCTACCGGCCGGCGGCGATGGAGCAGCTCGCGGTGCTGGGGCGGCAGATCGACCTGCCCGTGCATCTGGACCGCGAGCGGCGGGACGTGGTCGCGATCGCGCGGGCCGGCCGCGCGGCGGCGCGTGAGCGCCTCTGCGATACGATGATCCTCGACACGGCGGGTCGCCTGCACGTGGACGAGGCGCTGATGGAGGAACTCGCGGCGCTGAACGCGGCGCTCGCGCCCGACGAGATCCTCTTGGTGCTGGATGCGATGGCGGGCCAGGAGGCGGTGCGCGTCGCCGAGGCCTTCCAGGCCCGGCTGGCGCTGACCGGCGTGCTCCTGAGCAAGCTCGACGGCGATGCCCGCGGGGGCGCCGCCCTCTCGGTGCGCGCCGTCACGGGGCTGCCGATCAAGTACGCCGGCGTCGGCGAGACGGTGAAGGACATCGAGCCCTTCCACCCGGATCGCCTGGCCGGTCGCATCCTCGGCATGGGCGACGTGCTCTCGCTGGTGGAGAAGGTCCAGGCCGAGCACGATCAGGTCGAGGCGGAACGGCTCGAGCAGAAGCTGCGCAGGGAGGGCCTCGATCTCGAGGATCTGCTCGGCCAGCTCGAGAGGCTGCAGAAGCTGGGGCCGATGAACAAGCTCCTGGGGATGCTGCCCGGCATGGGCAAGCTGCAGGCCCAGGGGATGAACGTGGATGAGCGCGAGCTCCTGCGCCTGCGCGCGATCATCCAGTCGATGACCCGGCAGGAGCGCCGCCGGCCGGAGCTCATCGACGGCAGCCGGCGCCGCCGCATCGCGCGGGGCAGCGGCACGACGGTGCAGGAGATCAACCAGCTGCTCAAGCAGCATGGGGAGATGCGCAGGCTGCTGAAGACCATCGGCCGCCTGAAGGGGAAGGGGCGCGTCCCGGGCGCGGTCCGCGGCGGCCTCGGCAACTGAAACGGAGGTTTCCTGTTGGCAACGATGATTCGCATGACCCGCATGGGCTCGATGAAGCGACCCTTCTACCGCCTGGTCGTCGTGGACTCGCGCGACCGGCGCGATGGGCGCTACATCGAGAACCTGGGCTTCTATGACCCCATGCCGGCGGCGATGCAGCTCCAGCTGAACGAGGAGCGCATCCTCCACTGGCTCGGCCAGGGCGCGCAGCCCTCGGGCACCGCCGAGAGCCTGATGCGCCGCCAGGGCATCCTGGAGAAGTTCCGGCTGCTGCGCATGGGCGTCAGCGCCGAGGAGCTGCCGGGCAAGCTCGCCGAGTGGAAGGCGAAGCAGCCCCGCCGCGGCGCCGCCACCCCGAGCTACGCCGAGAAGAAGGCCCAGAAGAAGAGCGCGAGCAAGACGGCGGGCGAGAGCGCCGGCGAGGCGACGGAGGCCTAGCGGATGCCTGAGGTCGAGCGGCTTCTGCGCTACGTGGCGGACTCGCTCGTGGAGGCGCCCGAGCGCGTGCGCATCGAGAAGGAGGCCCAGGGCGACGAGGACGTCTACACGCTGCTCCTGGCGCCGGACGACCTGGGCCGGCTGATCGGCCGCCACGGCAAGACGGCGGAGGCCCTGCGGACCCTGCTCACGGCCGCCGGCCGTCGCGGCGACCGCAAGGTGAGCCTGCGCATCCGTGAGCAGGAGTGAGGCGGGCGGCGAGACCCGCATCGTGCTCGGGCGCGTGCTGCGCCCGGTCGGGATCAAGGGCGAGCTGAAGCTGCTGCCCTCGCCCGACTTCTGGCCGGAGGCGTTGGCCTCGCGCCGCTTGCGTCTGGCCGGGGCGGCGAGCGAGCGGCCGGTGAGCGTGATCCAGACCCGGCCGGCGGGCGATTGCCTGGTCCTCCGCCTGGCCGAGCTCGGCGATCGCGAAGGAGCGGAGGCCCAGCGCGACGCGGAGCTGGTCCTGGCTGGCGAGCTGGACGTGGCGGCCCCGGAAACGCCGCGCGCCTGGCAGCTCCTGGGCATGCAGGTGGCCCTGGCGGCGGACGGGACGGCGCTGGGCAGCGTGGT is a window from the bacterium genome containing:
- the rpsP gene encoding 30S ribosomal protein S16, producing the protein MATMIRMTRMGSMKRPFYRLVVVDSRDRRDGRYIENLGFYDPMPAAMQLQLNEERILHWLGQGAQPSGTAESLMRRQGILEKFRLLRMGVSAEELPGKLAEWKAKQPRRGAATPSYAEKKAQKKSASKTAGESAGEATEA
- a CDS encoding signal recognition particle protein is translated as MFQNLSERLDSVIAKLRGKGKLREEDVQEALREVRRALLEADVHFGVTRDFVARVREAAVGQEAAGGLTSAQQVVGIVHAELVRLLGERHRDLALRTSPVATIMLVGLQGAGKTSFAAKLGGQLRRQGRRPLLAGVDIYRPAAMEQLAVLGRQIDLPVHLDRERRDVVAIARAGRAAARERLCDTMILDTAGRLHVDEALMEELAALNAALAPDEILLVLDAMAGQEAVRVAEAFQARLALTGVLLSKLDGDARGGAALSVRAVTGLPIKYAGVGETVKDIEPFHPDRLAGRILGMGDVLSLVEKVQAEHDQVEAERLEQKLRREGLDLEDLLGQLERLQKLGPMNKLLGMLPGMGKLQAQGMNVDERELLRLRAIIQSMTRQERRRPELIDGSRRRRIARGSGTTVQEINQLLKQHGEMRRLLKTIGRLKGKGRVPGAVRGGLGN
- a CDS encoding KH domain-containing protein, translating into MPEVERLLRYVADSLVEAPERVRIEKEAQGDEDVYTLLLAPDDLGRLIGRHGKTAEALRTLLTAAGRRGDRKVSLRIREQE